Sequence from the Priestia megaterium genome:
TTATCTAGTATATAATCATCTTAGAAATTCCAAAAATAATATTTTGCGTACTCAATAAAATATAAAAGTAAAGGTGATTAAAAAATGAAATCGACTGGTATTGTAAGAAAAGTAGATGATTTAGGTCGTATCGTAATTCCTAAAGAGTTAAGACGTGTTCTTGAAATAGATGTAAAAGATCCTGTTGAAATTTTTGTTGAAACAGATCGAATTATTTTGAAGAAATATGAGCCGAACGGTGCTTGTGCGATTACTGGCGAAGTATCTTCTGACAACGTAACAATCGCAGATGGCAAATTAACTTTAAGCCGCGAAGGTATGGAGTTATTACTTGAAGAGTTAAAACAACGTAATTTCTAATAATAAGAAAAGCAGCTGCTCACATGCAGCTGTTTTTCTTTTTGTTAAAGTTTTTTCTTCGCTTTCTG
This genomic interval carries:
- a CDS encoding AbrB/MazE/SpoVT family DNA-binding domain-containing protein, coding for MKSTGIVRKVDDLGRIVIPKELRRVLEIDVKDPVEIFVETDRIILKKYEPNGACAITGEVSSDNVTIADGKLTLSREGMELLLEELKQRNF